The following coding sequences are from one Prochlorococcus marinus XMU1412 window:
- a CDS encoding sulfite exporter TauE/SafE family protein yields MLYLLTVLLGSFDHSLVKSIYIFLISFFSNTFSAISGGGAGLLQLPALILSGVPYYQALASHKLATVALGIGGSLRNYKSLGNDISVAWQILIFGLPGVILGSFIVEFISEEFLYLILGIISILLAFYSFLKPDLGLSSGNNKLNLFHKIRFLIFIFLIGILNGSISSGTGLLVTILLIKTFEMDFLRAISMTFFTVGIFWNFVGAVFLARIGSLPSNILIVLIIGSFTGGYFGAHLSKLNGNILIKKTFITVCVLVGISLLFKSIKSFL; encoded by the coding sequence ATGCTTTATCTATTAACAGTATTATTAGGAAGTTTTGATCATTCTTTAGTTAAAAGTATTTATATCTTTTTGATATCCTTTTTTTCTAATACGTTCTCAGCAATTTCTGGAGGAGGAGCAGGATTACTACAATTGCCAGCATTGATTTTATCTGGTGTTCCTTATTATCAGGCTTTGGCTAGCCATAAATTAGCAACAGTAGCACTAGGAATAGGAGGTTCTTTAAGAAATTACAAATCTTTAGGTAATGATATAAGTGTTGCTTGGCAAATTTTAATTTTTGGATTGCCAGGGGTGATTTTAGGGTCTTTTATAGTTGAATTTATATCAGAAGAGTTTCTGTACTTAATTTTAGGAATAATTTCTATATTATTGGCTTTTTACTCATTCCTTAAACCAGATTTGGGTTTATCATCAGGTAATAATAAGCTTAATTTATTTCATAAAATTAGATTTTTAATTTTTATTTTCCTTATAGGGATCTTGAATGGTTCTATTTCTTCAGGAACTGGATTGCTTGTAACAATACTTTTAATAAAAACTTTTGAAATGGATTTTCTTCGAGCTATAAGTATGACATTCTTCACTGTTGGGATTTTTTGGAATTTTGTTGGAGCAGTTTTTTTGGCAAGAATAGGATCGCTTCCTTCAAATATATTGATAGTATTAATAATTGGTTCCTTTACAGGAGGATATTTCGGAGCTCATCTGTCAAAATTAAATGGTAATATTCTAATTAAGAAAACTTTCATAACAGTTTGTGTTTTGGTTGGTATCAGCTTATTATTTAAATCCATAAAAAGTTTTTTATAA
- a CDS encoding HNH endonuclease: MHKQDAIYLDQFCPKISNKNWRESLNKLTKYKCIYCGKPSESLDHLHPMSKGGISSTSNCVPCCLSCNGKKSDSEVLSWYRKQSFYDPRRAMAIRAWFNDELKLASVLLNYLN; encoded by the coding sequence ATGCATAAACAAGATGCAATTTACCTTGATCAGTTTTGTCCCAAGATAAGTAATAAAAATTGGAGAGAGTCACTTAATAAACTTACTAAGTATAAATGTATTTATTGCGGCAAACCATCAGAATCGCTTGACCACCTTCACCCAATGTCAAAAGGGGGGATTAGTAGTACAAGTAATTGCGTGCCATGTTGTTTGTCATGTAATGGAAAGAAATCAGATTCAGAAGTTCTTAGTTGGTACAGAAAACAAAGTTTTTATGATCCTCGAAGAGCTATGGCGATACGCGCATGGTTTAATGACGAATTAAAACTAGCTTCAGTGCTTTTGAACTATCTAAACTAA